One region of Acaryochloris thomasi RCC1774 genomic DNA includes:
- a CDS encoding putative PEP-binding protein — protein MTGATDSTRGELYSLYTLDQIQAAQPSSVGTQALWLSQLPQESVVESAVISADVLQLFLERLEWQSPLLRDFPHLRLHFNLDQPDQLQSVAQTLQASVEETDLPLLWSQDWVRNLQEWSDREELLTCADERRPVEGLAHLRVSLTPSLWLPAECESSLAGLTNLITPQYCCLTPEALAHSVKQLWKQLFQAQILYLWEQSGLSFEHLKLAIILQPLPAAPVSGWFQLTAQDLLIQVVSGLPVGLLLGDISPSLFQVNRRTGVIASQLSGSSAAYGLVSQAGELKLSLASTETAFSLSDAELEAMMALATELEPHMVAGASRARWSLCHQSEPRLWIHELAAELPRSLFDLNVNFVSGTSGALVEGLPAAPGVAIASPHITHDLQAQSPESVANTILVVPYCQPSDLPWLRQAAGLICEQGGLTSHGAILARELGLPAIVGFSNATTLLQTGQQLRLDGDRGAVYPLTDAQQTIPLPSGILTETALSLKTQVWVTLSQFHNADAASQLPVDGIGLLRSEWLLLDLLQRHHPQQWIQQGKQAILTEYLVDRLQIFLEAFAPRPVFYRTLDGSSRELAGLIGGEVEPFEVNPALGLRGVARYQADPRLFDCELAALAELQQRGWDNVRLLLPFVRSVEEFVWCCDRISTAGLFQSPKFEVWIMAEVPSVLFLLEDYVKAGVQGIAIGSNDMTQLILGVDRDRPLLDRSLNTGHPAVMAAISQLIQAAKTLDIPCSLCGQVESRLLEKLVEWGITAVSVDQQSVPQVRRTIANVERKHLQV, from the coding sequence GTGACTGGAGCAACTGACTCCACCCGAGGGGAGCTGTATTCTCTGTACACACTAGACCAGATTCAGGCAGCTCAGCCGTCGTCGGTCGGAACACAGGCACTGTGGCTAAGCCAACTTCCTCAAGAATCTGTGGTAGAGAGTGCGGTTATTTCTGCCGACGTGCTGCAGCTTTTTCTAGAGCGGCTGGAGTGGCAATCGCCGCTGCTGAGAGATTTTCCGCATTTGAGGCTGCATTTTAATCTAGACCAGCCTGATCAGCTCCAGTCTGTGGCTCAGACGCTGCAGGCTAGCGTTGAAGAAACCGATTTACCGCTGCTGTGGAGCCAAGACTGGGTCCGCAATCTTCAGGAGTGGAGTGATCGGGAGGAGCTTCTCACCTGCGCGGACGAGAGACGGCCTGTTGAGGGACTGGCTCACCTGCGGGTTAGTCTTACGCCTTCTCTGTGGTTGCCTGCGGAGTGCGAATCTAGTTTGGCTGGGTTAACGAACCTGATCACGCCCCAGTACTGCTGCCTCACCCCCGAAGCGTTAGCTCACAGCGTCAAACAGCTCTGGAAACAGCTTTTTCAGGCACAAATTCTTTATCTCTGGGAACAGTCGGGTCTGTCGTTCGAGCATTTGAAGTTGGCAATCATCCTACAGCCTTTACCCGCTGCGCCGGTTTCAGGTTGGTTCCAGTTGACCGCGCAGGATCTTTTGATTCAGGTCGTTTCAGGGCTTCCTGTTGGTCTGCTTTTGGGTGATATAAGTCCCAGTTTGTTCCAGGTCAATCGCCGCACAGGGGTTATCGCTAGTCAGCTCAGCGGTTCTTCTGCTGCCTATGGCCTAGTCTCGCAGGCAGGGGAATTAAAGCTTTCGTTAGCATCAACCGAGACTGCTTTCAGCCTCAGTGATGCGGAACTAGAAGCAATGATGGCCCTAGCGACTGAACTGGAGCCTCATATGGTGGCGGGAGCCTCACGTGCTAGATGGTCTCTCTGCCATCAATCAGAACCCCGTTTATGGATCCATGAGCTGGCGGCGGAACTGCCTCGGTCGTTGTTCGATTTAAACGTGAACTTTGTCTCAGGGACTTCTGGGGCTTTGGTGGAGGGACTTCCTGCTGCGCCTGGAGTTGCGATCGCATCCCCCCACATCACCCACGATCTCCAGGCCCAGTCTCCAGAATCTGTCGCTAATACTATTTTGGTCGTTCCCTACTGCCAGCCCAGTGATCTTCCGTGGCTGCGGCAGGCGGCAGGTTTAATTTGCGAACAGGGAGGTCTGACTTCCCACGGCGCAATTCTGGCGCGGGAGCTGGGTTTGCCCGCTATTGTGGGATTCTCAAATGCGACTACCCTGCTTCAGACCGGTCAGCAACTGAGGCTCGACGGAGATCGGGGAGCGGTCTATCCTTTGACGGATGCTCAACAGACAATCCCTCTGCCCTCAGGCATTCTGACTGAGACGGCTCTCTCTCTGAAGACTCAGGTATGGGTGACTCTCAGCCAGTTCCATAATGCGGATGCCGCCAGTCAACTTCCTGTGGACGGCATTGGACTTTTGCGGTCTGAATGGCTGCTGTTAGATCTGCTCCAGCGTCACCATCCGCAACAGTGGATTCAGCAGGGAAAGCAGGCCATCCTGACGGAATATTTGGTTGACCGTCTCCAGATCTTCTTAGAAGCTTTTGCACCACGACCTGTCTTTTACCGCACCCTAGATGGGAGTAGTCGTGAGTTAGCGGGCTTAATCGGCGGAGAGGTAGAGCCGTTTGAGGTTAATCCAGCCTTGGGTCTGCGGGGAGTTGCTCGCTATCAAGCCGATCCGCGACTGTTTGACTGTGAGCTGGCGGCTCTAGCTGAGCTGCAGCAACGGGGCTGGGACAATGTGCGGCTGCTGTTGCCCTTTGTGCGTTCAGTGGAGGAGTTTGTTTGGTGTTGCGATCGCATCTCCACCGCAGGTCTATTCCAATCTCCCAAATTTGAAGTGTGGATTATGGCTGAAGTTCCCTCCGTTCTGTTCCTACTCGAAGACTACGTTAAGGCAGGTGTTCAGGGGATTGCAATCGGCTCAAATGACATGACTCAGCTCATTTTGGGGGTCGATCGCGACCGGCCTCTCTTGGATAGATCTTTGAACACTGGTCATCCGGCTGTTATGGCTGCGATCTCTCAACTGATCCAGGCAGCCAAAACACTAGATATTCCCTGCTCGCTTTGCGGTCAAGTAGAGTCTCGTCTTCTTGAGAAGCTAGTCGAATGGGGAATCACCGCAGTTTCGGTCGATCAGCAGTCTGTCCCGCAGGTCCGACGCACCATCGCCAACGTGGAGCGGAAGCATTTGCAGGTTTGA
- the map gene encoding type I methionyl aminopeptidase, with product MNILSNLLTQPTPTAVPRQRGRGIELKSQREIEIMRQASKIVATVLKEIGELTEPGMTTADLDAHAEKRIREMDAQPSFKGYQGFPASICSSINNEVVHGIPNKKKVIREGDVLKVDTGAYFEGFHGDSCITIAVGEVTPDAAKLIKVAEEALFKGIEQVKEGNYLMDLAGAIQDHVEANGFAIVEEFTGHGVGRNLHEEPSVFNFRTREMRNVKLRAGMTIAIEPIVNEGSKRTRILRDRWTAVTVDNALSAQFEHTVLVTKTGYEILTDRSKV from the coding sequence ATGAATATTCTCTCGAATTTGCTGACTCAACCGACGCCTACAGCCGTTCCTCGGCAGCGCGGTCGAGGTATTGAACTCAAGTCTCAGCGTGAGATCGAGATCATGCGGCAGGCCTCCAAGATTGTGGCGACGGTTCTCAAAGAGATTGGTGAACTGACCGAACCCGGCATGACCACAGCAGATTTAGATGCCCATGCTGAAAAACGTATCCGGGAGATGGACGCGCAGCCTAGCTTCAAGGGCTATCAAGGCTTTCCGGCCTCAATCTGCTCTAGCATTAACAATGAAGTGGTGCACGGTATTCCCAACAAAAAGAAAGTTATTCGAGAAGGGGATGTCTTGAAGGTGGATACGGGAGCTTATTTTGAGGGCTTCCACGGCGACTCCTGTATCACGATTGCGGTGGGTGAGGTGACGCCAGATGCCGCAAAGTTAATCAAGGTGGCGGAAGAAGCGCTCTTCAAAGGGATTGAGCAGGTTAAAGAGGGCAACTACCTGATGGATCTGGCCGGAGCAATCCAAGATCATGTGGAAGCCAATGGCTTTGCTATCGTTGAAGAATTTACCGGGCACGGCGTGGGTCGCAACCTACATGAAGAGCCGTCGGTGTTCAACTTTAGAACCCGTGAAATGCGGAACGTAAAGCTGCGGGCTGGTATGACGATTGCCATTGAGCCGATTGTAAATGAAGGGTCTAAGCGAACTCGAATTTTGCGCGATCGCTGGACTGCGGTCACGGTCGATAATGCGCTCTCGGCTCAGTTTGAGCATACGGTACTGGTCACAAAGACTGGCTATGAGATCTTGACCGATCGCAGCAAGGTTTAG
- a CDS encoding alkaline phosphatase D family protein — translation MKRRHFLLATSALSCSLVKGGATVGSSSTFTPQSGFSDYPFSLGVASGDPWPMSVVLWTRLAPNPLREPSLPPTNIPIQWQVATDEAMRQVVAKGTVLATPELAHSVRVVVEGLRPGHWYWYQFKAGREMSPVGRTRTAPAPGDGDQSLKLAMVSCQHYEKGYFTAYKHLAQANLDVVFHLGDYIYEGKPRPGRIRQHVGGNPVDLETYRLRYALYRTDPDLQAAHAVVPFIVTWDDHEVENDYASDESQKFVKGAEFLKRRAAAYQAYYEHMPLRPSARPSGPNLQLYRRFRFGNLAEFSVLDTRQYRDDQACDGNGKGGGQMVYGCEERLDPQRSMLGATQEKWLLDGWTKSQAQWNVLAQQQLMAQLAQKLGEVPGFWSDGWDGYAPTRQRLLKFIEQRQLSNPVMLGGDLHSFWVTDLKTDYQDDEAPVVATEFVGTSISSGGPNYDVFSLFLPDNPHIKFFESRLRGYVQCTIEPQQWVSRLQVVDTVKEPDAGLRTLESYAVEAGKPGAQLL, via the coding sequence ATGAAACGGCGACACTTTTTACTCGCGACGAGCGCCCTCAGTTGCAGCCTCGTTAAGGGTGGGGCAACGGTGGGCTCCAGCAGCACCTTTACTCCTCAATCTGGATTCTCTGACTATCCCTTCAGCTTGGGGGTTGCTTCCGGTGACCCTTGGCCCATGAGCGTTGTGCTCTGGACTCGATTAGCCCCCAATCCTTTGCGAGAGCCGTCGTTACCCCCAACGAATATTCCGATTCAATGGCAGGTTGCTACTGACGAAGCGATGCGTCAGGTGGTGGCGAAGGGTACTGTTTTGGCTACGCCGGAGCTGGCACATTCTGTCCGCGTGGTGGTTGAAGGGCTTCGACCTGGACATTGGTATTGGTATCAATTTAAGGCGGGTCGCGAGATGAGTCCGGTGGGGCGAACCCGCACCGCGCCTGCCCCTGGAGATGGTGATCAGTCGCTGAAGCTGGCCATGGTCTCTTGCCAGCATTATGAGAAAGGGTATTTCACCGCCTACAAACATCTCGCGCAAGCCAATTTAGATGTTGTGTTTCACCTGGGCGACTACATCTATGAAGGCAAACCTCGGCCGGGTCGCATCCGTCAGCACGTGGGGGGCAATCCTGTTGATCTAGAGACCTACCGGCTGCGCTATGCTCTCTATCGAACGGATCCTGATTTGCAGGCAGCGCATGCCGTGGTTCCCTTTATTGTCACTTGGGATGATCATGAGGTCGAGAATGATTACGCCAGTGATGAGTCGCAGAAGTTCGTCAAAGGGGCAGAATTTCTCAAACGACGGGCCGCAGCGTATCAGGCTTACTACGAACACATGCCGCTGCGGCCCAGTGCTCGACCGAGTGGCCCCAACCTACAGCTCTATCGCCGGTTCCGATTTGGCAATCTAGCGGAGTTTAGCGTTCTCGATACCCGCCAGTATCGAGATGACCAAGCCTGTGATGGCAATGGGAAGGGAGGCGGTCAAATGGTCTACGGCTGCGAGGAGCGTCTTGATCCGCAGCGCTCAATGTTAGGGGCAACGCAGGAAAAATGGCTGCTGGATGGATGGACGAAATCCCAGGCTCAGTGGAATGTGCTGGCTCAGCAGCAGCTCATGGCTCAACTGGCGCAGAAGCTAGGGGAAGTTCCTGGCTTTTGGTCTGACGGCTGGGATGGGTATGCCCCCACCCGTCAGCGTTTACTGAAATTTATCGAACAACGTCAGCTTTCTAATCCGGTAATGCTGGGAGGTGATCTTCATTCCTTTTGGGTCACCGATCTTAAGACTGACTATCAAGATGACGAGGCACCTGTGGTCGCCACTGAGTTTGTGGGAACCTCTATTAGCTCGGGTGGACCAAACTACGATGTATTTTCTTTATTTTTACCTGATAATCCCCACATCAAGTTTTTTGAGAGCCGCCTACGGGGCTATGTACAATGCACGATTGAGCCGCAGCAATGGGTCAGTCGGCTACAAGTCGTTGATACCGTCAAGGAGCCAGATGCAGGTCTTCGGACTTTGGAGAGTTATGCCGTAGAAGCGGGCAAGCCGGGTGCTCAGCTTCTCTAA
- a CDS encoding pentapeptide repeat-containing protein → MVLSNEDILDSDRDLQEILRQSPKHWNEWRHQQSDGLVLEGADLRSADLCGLDLHATDFFRANLFRAHLSAVNLSSANLSSANLSSASLSSASLSSANLSSANLSFANLHNADLQNADLSAVNLKGANLRDANLCDANLCDANLSRANLCGAVLCGVRINGGTQLAQKWHLVWEIINQGASGRDLSAANLSEANLSEANLSGVNLTSADLREAVLTRAVLIKANLQRADLSGADCREVELSRASLSHSDLSGANFNGALLHKVDLRGADLSGANLSGADLTEADFSGANLSDANLLKADLSAATLRDTQISSGTRLTQKWRVVWEIVNQGAGGRDLSGANLSGANLRKTDLSGANLSNADLIKADLGGAILHNTDLRGTNLIRANLSKAILNRADLTEADLSGANLGSSNLHRANLSAAILNRANLCEADASRAIFVKSNLIRSDLSSVIFHNTDLSDAILSDTNLYDADLSGAILIRVNLTSANLKKANLSDANLSRANLIRANLTRANLTRAILIKANLSGANLSETVLSEANLNFADLSGTNLRRTNLMKTNLNSVTFVRANLNSTNLSFADLGSANLSFADLSSAILHHADLSDSDLQGANLSGVNLSGVNLSGRDLSGHDLSSANLTGANLRGANLCEASFRGTNLTHVDLSMTRVVGTDFSGAILTGACIAEWQLGRSTQLHNLQCHYIFRTLDPEKRTFAERMPLAPSSVFVSGEFEQWIKVRTVAFDTVEITFIQGIDWLALLLALRGVRQKHVDLEILMQSVEEKEGAYVVCLRLETTAKGRALENLRAEIETQMKALYRRQLTESPLEFDGLEHSLDQALEKLATASKPR, encoded by the coding sequence ATGGTGCTAAGCAATGAAGATATCCTTGATTCAGACAGGGATCTACAGGAAATATTGCGTCAGAGTCCAAAACATTGGAATGAGTGGCGACACCAACAATCTGATGGGCTTGTTTTAGAAGGTGCCGATCTTCGTAGCGCTGATCTCTGTGGTCTTGACCTCCACGCCACGGATTTCTTTAGAGCCAATCTTTTCAGAGCCCACCTTAGTGCCGTTAACCTCAGCTCTGCTAATCTCAGCTCTGCTAATCTCAGCTCTGCCAGTCTCAGCTCTGCTAGTCTCAGCTCTGCTAATCTTAGTTCCGCTAATCTTAGCTTTGCCAATCTCCACAACGCTGATCTGCAGAATGCTGACCTCAGTGCGGTAAACCTCAAAGGTGCCAACTTACGCGATGCCAATCTCTGCGACGCTAATCTTTGCGATGCTAATCTCAGTAGAGCCAATCTCTGTGGGGCTGTCCTCTGTGGCGTTCGCATCAACGGTGGGACTCAGCTAGCTCAAAAGTGGCATCTCGTTTGGGAAATTATTAATCAAGGTGCTAGCGGCAGAGATCTGAGTGCAGCTAACCTAAGCGAAGCCAACCTGAGCGAAGCCAACCTGAGCGGAGTCAATCTAACAAGTGCCGATCTCCGAGAGGCTGTTCTCACTAGGGCCGTTCTCATCAAGGCGAATCTTCAGCGTGCCGACTTAAGTGGTGCCGACTGCCGCGAGGTCGAGCTGAGTCGCGCCAGTCTCAGCCATAGCGATCTCAGTGGTGCCAACTTCAATGGCGCGCTGCTTCATAAAGTGGATCTGCGTGGCGCTGATCTCAGCGGCGCTAACCTTAGTGGCGCTGATCTGACTGAGGCCGATTTCAGTGGAGCCAATTTGAGCGACGCCAATCTTCTGAAAGCCGATCTCAGTGCTGCTACCCTGCGTGATACTCAAATTAGCTCTGGAACCCGACTGACCCAGAAGTGGCGTGTCGTTTGGGAAATCGTCAATCAAGGTGCTGGCGGTCGGGATCTCAGCGGTGCCAATCTCAGTGGTGCTAACCTGCGCAAAACTGACCTCAGCGGTGCCAACCTTAGCAATGCAGATCTAATTAAGGCCGATCTCGGTGGAGCAATCCTCCACAACACCGACCTCAGAGGAACAAACTTAATCAGAGCTAATTTAAGCAAGGCTATTTTGAACCGTGCCGATCTGACTGAAGCTGATCTAAGTGGCGCGAATCTTGGAAGCAGCAACCTCCACAGAGCAAACTTGAGCGCAGCCATTCTGAACCGTGCCAACCTCTGTGAAGCCGACGCAAGTCGGGCGATTTTTGTCAAGTCCAATCTGATTCGATCCGATCTGAGTTCTGTGATCTTTCACAATACCGATCTGAGTGATGCCATCCTCAGCGATACCAATCTCTACGATGCTGATCTGAGCGGTGCCATTTTGATCAGAGTCAATCTCACCTCTGCCAACCTTAAAAAGGCCAATCTCAGTGACGCCAATCTCAGTAGAGCGAATCTCATTCGGGCCAATCTGACCCGTGCTAACTTGACTAGGGCAATTCTGATTAAGGCCAATCTGAGTGGGGCTAACCTCAGCGAGACCGTTTTGAGCGAAGCCAACCTCAACTTTGCTGACCTCAGCGGTACCAATCTCAGGCGTACCAATCTCATGAAGACAAACCTCAACTCGGTCACGTTCGTCAGAGCCAACCTTAATTCAACTAATCTGAGCTTTGCCGATCTTGGTTCAGCGAATCTGAGCTTTGCCGACCTCAGCTCAGCCATTCTCCATCACGCTGATCTCAGTGATTCTGATTTGCAGGGGGCCAACCTGAGCGGCGTTAATCTCAGCGGTGTCAATCTCAGCGGGCGTGATTTAAGCGGCCACGACCTAAGCAGCGCTAACCTGACAGGCGCTAACCTCCGTGGGGCGAATCTCTGCGAAGCCAGTTTTAGAGGGACCAATCTAACCCATGTCGATCTGAGTATGACCAGAGTGGTTGGTACTGATTTCAGTGGTGCCATACTGACAGGAGCCTGTATTGCCGAGTGGCAGCTCGGGCGTTCGACTCAGCTTCACAATCTACAGTGCCACTACATCTTTCGCACACTTGACCCTGAAAAGAGAACATTCGCTGAACGAATGCCTTTAGCTCCCAGCAGCGTCTTTGTCTCGGGTGAGTTTGAGCAATGGATAAAAGTGCGGACAGTGGCCTTTGATACCGTCGAAATTACCTTCATCCAAGGCATTGATTGGCTCGCCCTGTTGCTGGCTCTGCGAGGTGTTCGGCAAAAGCACGTAGACCTTGAAATTTTGATGCAGTCGGTCGAAGAAAAAGAGGGTGCCTATGTGGTCTGTTTAAGGCTTGAAACAACTGCAAAAGGGAGAGCCTTAGAAAATCTTAGAGCTGAGATTGAGACCCAAATGAAGGCTCTCTATCGACGACAGCTCACTGAGTCCCCCCTTGAATTTGATGGCTTAGAACACTCCCTCGACCAGGCTTTAGAGAAGCTTGCCACAGCGTCCAAGCCTCGCTAG
- the purM gene encoding phosphoribosylformylglycinamidine cyclo-ligase, translating into MDYREAGVDVQAGRTFVNNIKDLVAQTARPEVLGGLGGFNGLFQLPTGYQEPVLVAGTDGVGTKLKLAQALNQHDTVGIDLVAMCVNDVLTCGAEPLFFLDYAATSHLEPDQLTQVVAGISAGCQQAGCALLGGETAEMPGFYQPQEYDLAGFCVGLVEKAKILDGSQVQVGDVVVGLASQGVHSNGFSLVRKIVADGGFGWNDRPELLTKSLGEMLLTPTQIYVEPVLEALRSGFAIHSMAHITGGGLPENLPRCLQKNQAAHLDPGTWTVPPIFTWLSTAGHVSREAMFDTFNMGIGYVLVVSADMAPELVTWFEQYGIWAGAIGSVTEGTQTITGL; encoded by the coding sequence ATGGATTACCGCGAAGCGGGTGTAGACGTCCAAGCCGGACGCACCTTCGTCAACAACATCAAAGATTTAGTCGCTCAAACAGCCCGTCCTGAAGTTTTGGGTGGTCTCGGAGGCTTTAACGGCTTATTTCAACTGCCCACGGGCTACCAGGAACCTGTGCTTGTGGCTGGCACCGACGGCGTTGGGACAAAGTTGAAGCTTGCTCAGGCTCTCAATCAACACGACACAGTGGGGATTGATCTCGTGGCCATGTGCGTCAACGACGTTTTGACCTGCGGAGCCGAGCCACTTTTCTTTCTCGACTATGCCGCCACCAGTCACTTGGAACCTGATCAGCTTACCCAGGTGGTTGCCGGTATCTCCGCCGGCTGTCAGCAAGCCGGTTGCGCCCTTCTCGGTGGCGAAACCGCTGAGATGCCAGGGTTTTATCAGCCGCAAGAATATGATCTCGCCGGGTTCTGTGTGGGTCTCGTAGAGAAAGCCAAGATCCTCGACGGTTCTCAGGTACAGGTCGGTGATGTGGTGGTGGGCCTCGCCAGCCAAGGCGTCCACAGTAACGGCTTTAGTCTCGTCCGCAAGATTGTTGCTGACGGAGGTTTTGGCTGGAATGATCGGCCTGAGCTGCTCACAAAAAGCCTTGGCGAAATGTTGTTGACGCCGACTCAAATCTACGTTGAGCCCGTGTTAGAAGCACTGCGAAGTGGGTTTGCCATTCACAGCATGGCTCATATTACCGGGGGGGGCTTGCCCGAAAACTTACCGCGCTGTCTCCAAAAAAATCAGGCAGCTCACTTAGACCCAGGAACGTGGACGGTGCCCCCCATCTTTACATGGCTGTCGACGGCTGGCCACGTCAGCCGTGAGGCCATGTTTGATACCTTCAATATGGGGATTGGCTATGTGTTAGTGGTGTCAGCCGACATGGCCCCTGAGCTGGTTACTTGGTTTGAGCAGTACGGCATCTGGGCGGGGGCAATAGGCAGCGTTACCGAGGGCACTCAGACGATAACGGGTTTATAG
- the hemJ gene encoding protoporphyrinogen oxidase HemJ: MPYFWFKAFHIIGVVVWFAGLFYLVRLFIYHTEANEEPEPAQSILKNQYALMEKRLYTIITTPGMAVTVVMAIGLLTTEPEVLKQGWLQVKLVFVAGLVVYHLYCSRLMKQLAAGTCGWTGQQLRALNEAPTILLLVIVLLAVFKNSLPTDATVWVVFGMVLAMVVTIQLYAKKRKRDKEKLAMEAAE; the protein is encoded by the coding sequence ATGCCTTATTTTTGGTTTAAAGCCTTTCATATTATTGGCGTCGTAGTTTGGTTCGCGGGCCTGTTTTATTTGGTTCGCTTGTTTATCTATCACACTGAAGCGAATGAGGAACCAGAACCCGCTCAGTCCATTCTCAAGAATCAGTATGCGTTGATGGAGAAGCGGCTGTACACGATCATCACGACGCCTGGAATGGCGGTCACGGTTGTGATGGCGATTGGCTTGCTCACCACTGAGCCAGAGGTCCTGAAACAAGGTTGGCTACAGGTCAAGCTGGTGTTTGTGGCGGGTCTGGTGGTTTATCACCTCTATTGCAGCCGCTTGATGAAGCAGTTGGCTGCGGGTACTTGCGGCTGGACGGGGCAGCAGTTGCGGGCGTTGAATGAGGCTCCGACAATTTTGTTGCTGGTCATCGTACTGCTGGCGGTGTTTAAGAATAGCTTGCCCACCGATGCGACTGTATGGGTTGTCTTTGGCATGGTGCTGGCGATGGTGGTGACGATTCAGCTATACGCCAAGAAGCGTAAGCGTGATAAGGAGAAGCTAGCGATGGAGGCTGCTGAGTAA
- a CDS encoding MgPME-cyclase complex family protein: MPTYHYALASQKFLLEEEPLDEVFKERYRNYEENNKEVDFWLVKQPAFLESPELQAVKAKCPQPCAAIISTSPQFITWLKLRLEYVAVGEFQSPSEAIPDALASLTAA, translated from the coding sequence ATGCCAACCTATCATTACGCCCTCGCCAGCCAAAAATTTCTGTTAGAGGAAGAGCCCCTCGATGAAGTCTTCAAAGAGCGATACCGCAACTACGAAGAGAACAACAAAGAAGTCGACTTTTGGCTGGTAAAGCAGCCCGCCTTCCTGGAATCACCGGAACTACAGGCCGTCAAAGCCAAGTGCCCCCAACCCTGTGCCGCCATTATCTCCACCAGCCCTCAATTTATTACGTGGCTGAAGCTGCGCCTTGAATACGTCGCCGTCGGTGAATTTCAAAGTCCCTCAGAGGCCATCCCTGATGCCCTGGCTTCCTTGACCGCAGCCTAA
- a CDS encoding sensor histidine kinase: MFQATRRRLALWYTVVTAVLLLLFASGFYIYVRGTLIERVDDTLSHVVEVVQRSLVVDASAPMAADRINLQASFGSPPEAVEDDRIDLEWYGPTGVLLWSTFKEPIDVPIRLSPGGVTVEISPDYWLRQVTRKLTDGKDVIGFLRVSHPWFEVTKPARQLVIDLSLGTSLLIALVAAVGWFLSRLAIEPIQESYQQLKQFTADASHELRNPIALIQTNVQVALTETDADSQDQRQQLMVVERLTQRLGRLVDDLLFLARQEGGVGQMQMQPCPLDALLMQVVEEQDAIATTQQINLSLDLGDLASLPGEEPYTLLGDYDQLARLFTNLVSNSLQYTPVGGSIEIHLQQTQRQGLPYLKVDVSDTGIGIPDTSLPYLFNRFYRVDPARRKSALPTSSGTGLGLAIVQTIIENHQGHIQVVSRIQQGTTFTVSLPQPSARPIGQTFPRLTTKAEG; this comes from the coding sequence ATGTTTCAAGCCACCCGCCGCCGTCTAGCCCTCTGGTATACCGTCGTCACGGCGGTGCTGCTGCTGCTGTTTGCCAGCGGCTTCTATATCTATGTTCGTGGCACTTTGATTGAGCGCGTTGACGACACCCTTAGCCATGTCGTAGAGGTGGTGCAGCGCTCGCTGGTTGTGGACGCAAGTGCGCCAATGGCGGCAGATCGGATCAACTTACAGGCCAGCTTTGGCAGTCCCCCGGAAGCGGTGGAAGACGATCGCATCGATCTCGAATGGTATGGCCCCACCGGAGTTCTGCTGTGGTCAACTTTTAAAGAGCCGATTGATGTCCCGATTCGCCTGAGTCCGGGGGGCGTTACGGTTGAGATCTCGCCGGACTATTGGCTGCGCCAGGTGACCCGTAAGCTCACGGATGGAAAAGACGTGATTGGCTTTCTGCGAGTCAGTCATCCTTGGTTTGAGGTCACCAAACCAGCCCGACAGTTGGTGATTGATCTGAGCTTAGGTACCAGCTTGCTGATTGCACTAGTGGCGGCGGTGGGTTGGTTCCTCTCACGCCTAGCCATTGAGCCGATTCAGGAGTCGTACCAGCAGCTCAAGCAGTTTACGGCTGATGCATCCCATGAGCTACGCAATCCTATTGCGCTGATTCAAACCAACGTTCAAGTGGCGCTCACGGAGACCGATGCCGATTCTCAAGATCAGCGACAGCAGCTCATGGTCGTGGAACGGTTGACCCAGCGCCTCGGAAGACTGGTGGACGATCTGCTATTCCTGGCCCGTCAAGAGGGTGGGGTGGGGCAGATGCAAATGCAGCCCTGTCCGCTTGATGCCCTCCTGATGCAAGTGGTGGAAGAACAAGATGCGATCGCAACCACCCAGCAAATTAACTTATCCCTAGATTTGGGTGACTTAGCCTCTCTCCCCGGAGAAGAACCCTATACACTTCTCGGTGATTATGATCAGCTTGCTCGCCTATTTACCAACTTAGTGAGCAATAGCCTGCAGTACACCCCTGTTGGCGGCAGTATCGAAATTCATCTCCAGCAAACCCAGCGTCAAGGATTGCCATACTTGAAAGTGGACGTTAGCGATACCGGTATCGGTATTCCTGACACCTCGCTCCCATATTTGTTTAATCGTTTTTATCGAGTGGATCCAGCCCGGAGAAAGTCTGCTCTGCCTACAAGTTCAGGCACAGGATTAGGGTTAGCCATCGTTCAGACAATTATCGAAAACCATCAGGGTCACATTCAGGTCGTTAGTCGTATCCAGCAGGGGACAACCTTCACCGTTTCCCTACCCCAACCATCAGCCAGACCCATAGGACAGACCTTTCCTCGCCTGACAACCAAGGCTGAGGGCTAG